In one Tessaracoccus palaemonis genomic region, the following are encoded:
- a CDS encoding septal ring lytic transglycosylase RlpA family protein, translating to MAKILIPAIAGGAALALVGTAAIATALQKNDVTLTVDGVSSSIAVRETTVGDVLDLQGIDLGTHDVVLPAADTTITDGMEISVAYGRELALTVDGEQRTVWTTAQTVGQALSQLQLDDADSKLSATRSVGIGREGLDLEVSTPKEVTLKADGASAAVRAAGTVADLLAQEGIEVDADDEVKPSPETELSEGMTVKYVDVEVKTSTKKVSVAYDTKKVKTDKLAKGTTKVTTEGVKGKATETHTDTYRNGKLVSSELTSTRTTKEPVTEVVRVGTKETESTAPSDLTPASGTTCRASYYDTGSVTANGESFNPDGLTAAHLSFPFGTKLKVTNKANGRTTIVRINDRGPYVGDRCLDLSRGAMRAVGGLSSGIITLTYEVVS from the coding sequence ATGGCAAAGATCCTCATCCCCGCGATCGCCGGCGGGGCAGCGCTCGCCCTCGTCGGCACGGCCGCCATCGCCACGGCGCTGCAGAAGAACGACGTCACCCTCACGGTCGACGGCGTCAGCAGCTCCATCGCGGTGCGTGAGACCACCGTCGGGGACGTGCTCGACCTGCAGGGCATCGACCTCGGCACGCACGACGTGGTCCTGCCCGCCGCCGACACCACCATCACCGACGGGATGGAGATCTCCGTCGCCTACGGCCGCGAGCTCGCGCTCACCGTCGACGGCGAGCAGCGCACCGTCTGGACCACCGCGCAGACGGTCGGTCAGGCGCTCTCGCAGCTGCAGCTCGACGACGCGGACTCCAAGCTGTCCGCCACCCGCTCCGTCGGCATCGGCCGCGAGGGCCTCGACCTCGAGGTCTCCACGCCCAAGGAGGTCACGCTGAAGGCCGACGGGGCCAGCGCGGCCGTCCGCGCCGCGGGCACCGTCGCCGACCTGCTCGCGCAGGAGGGCATCGAGGTGGACGCCGACGACGAGGTGAAGCCGTCGCCCGAGACCGAGCTGAGCGAGGGCATGACGGTGAAGTACGTCGACGTCGAGGTCAAGACCAGCACGAAGAAGGTCTCCGTCGCCTACGACACGAAGAAGGTCAAGACGGACAAGCTCGCCAAGGGCACGACCAAGGTCACAACCGAGGGCGTCAAGGGCAAGGCCACCGAGACCCACACGGACACCTACCGCAACGGCAAGCTGGTCTCGTCGGAGCTGACATCCACCAGGACCACGAAGGAGCCCGTCACCGAGGTCGTCCGGGTGGGCACCAAGGAGACCGAGAGCACCGCGCCGTCGGACCTGACGCCCGCCTCCGGCACCACCTGCCGCGCGTCCTACTACGACACGGGTTCCGTGACAGCCAACGGCGAGTCCTTCAACCCCGACGGCCTGACCGCCGCGCACCTCAGTTTCCCGTTCGGGACCAAGCTGAAGGTCACCAACAAGGCCAACGGCAGGACGACCATCGTCCGCATCAACGATCGCGGCCCCTACGTCGGCGACCGCTGCCTCGACCTGTCCCGCGGCGCCATGCGCGCAGTCGGCGGCCTGTCGTCCGGCATCATCACGCTGACGTACGAAGTTGTCTCCTGA
- a CDS encoding heavy-metal-associated domain-containing protein: MIATYTVSGMTCGNCVNHVTEEVSEVEGVKNVNVQLEGTMSVESDERIPFDFIVEAVREAGDYTVVEA; the protein is encoded by the coding sequence ATGATCGCCACGTACACCGTCTCGGGCATGACCTGCGGCAACTGCGTCAACCACGTCACCGAGGAGGTCTCCGAGGTCGAGGGCGTCAAGAACGTCAACGTGCAGCTCGAGGGGACCATGTCGGTCGAGTCCGACGAGCGCATCCCTTTCGACTTCATCGTCGAAGCCGTCCGTGAAGCGGGCGACTACACCGTCGTCGAGGCCTGA
- a CDS encoding metal-sensitive transcriptional regulator: MNEHAHHGYTPQKAEYLRRLKLIEGQARGIARMVEEDKYCIDVLTQISAVTSALKAVSMGLLEDHLSHCVADAARKGGPEADEKLDEAMQAIRRLAK; the protein is encoded by the coding sequence ATGAACGAGCACGCGCACCACGGCTACACGCCCCAGAAGGCGGAGTACCTGCGTCGGCTGAAGCTGATCGAGGGTCAGGCGCGCGGGATCGCGCGGATGGTGGAGGAGGACAAGTACTGCATCGACGTCCTCACCCAGATCTCGGCCGTGACCAGTGCGCTCAAGGCCGTCTCGATGGGCCTCCTGGAGGACCACCTGTCCCACTGCGTCGCCGACGCCGCCCGCAAGGGCGGACCCGAGGCCGACGAGAAGCTCGACGAGGCCATGCAGGCCATCCGACGGCTCGCGAAGTAA
- a CDS encoding heavy metal translocating P-type ATPase: MKRATTPSSRPEKRRNPPVSTTTINLDISGMTCASCAARIEKKLNKVDGVSATVNFATEKATVDAPVGLTATDLIEVVEKAGYGASLPAPTRRNDDETAELGRRAVTSFVLSVPVVAVSMVPALQFDGWQWLALVASTFVVLWLGRGFHRAAWVNLRHGTTTMDTLVSLGTLTAYAWSLYAMLFGHAGMIGMKHSFTFDLVAQDAMGFIYFEAAVTIISFLLLGRWIEARAKSESGAAMRALLEVGAKSATLLSDGRESQVDVASLRVGDRVVVRPGEKVAVDGVIVEGRSAVDASIITGESLPVEVDEGDDVVGGSINTTGRLVVEARAVGSDSQLARIAQMVEEAQTGKADVQRLADKVSGIFVPVVLAVAAVTLIAHLALAHGWTMALSAAISVLIIACPCALGLATPSALMVGTGRGAQLGTVIRGPQALERARRVDVVMFDKTGTLTTGQMSVVDVEPADGVTRDELLRLAAAVESGSEHPIARAIVATVPQHEPVSGFVNVAGRGVKGEVDGRVIYAGSPVFISELGHLAPTWRGNLLGSILEIADDHDVLGRIIVSDTVKDSAAVAVAQLKDLGITPVMLSGDNEATARSVAGQLGIDEVRAGVTPAGKVEAVHELQAAGHRVAMVGDGVNDAAAIAAADLGIAMGTGTDAAIAAGDITVMRHDLGAVVDAVRLARATLRTIRSNLVWAFGYNTAAIPLAAIGMLTPMIAGAAMAFSSVFVVLNSLRLRGFRSSANQPSLKD, from the coding sequence GTGAAGCGGGCGACTACACCGTCGTCGAGGCCTGAGAAGAGGCGTAACCCACCCGTGTCCACCACCACGATCAACCTCGACATCTCGGGCATGACCTGCGCCTCGTGCGCGGCCCGGATCGAGAAGAAGCTCAACAAGGTCGACGGCGTGTCCGCGACGGTCAACTTCGCGACCGAGAAGGCGACCGTCGACGCCCCGGTCGGGCTGACCGCCACCGACCTGATCGAGGTGGTGGAGAAGGCCGGCTACGGCGCGAGCCTTCCCGCCCCGACCCGGCGCAACGACGACGAGACGGCGGAGCTCGGTCGACGCGCCGTCACGTCGTTCGTGCTGAGCGTCCCCGTCGTCGCCGTGTCGATGGTGCCGGCGCTGCAGTTCGACGGCTGGCAATGGCTCGCGCTCGTCGCGTCGACGTTCGTCGTGCTCTGGCTCGGCCGCGGCTTCCACAGGGCCGCCTGGGTCAACCTGCGGCACGGCACCACGACGATGGACACGCTGGTCAGCCTCGGCACGCTGACCGCCTACGCCTGGTCGCTCTACGCCATGCTGTTCGGCCACGCAGGCATGATCGGCATGAAGCACAGCTTCACGTTCGACCTGGTCGCGCAGGACGCCATGGGCTTCATCTACTTCGAGGCCGCCGTCACGATCATCTCGTTCCTGCTGTTGGGCAGGTGGATCGAGGCCCGCGCGAAGAGCGAGTCCGGGGCGGCGATGCGGGCGCTTCTGGAGGTCGGGGCGAAGAGCGCGACGCTGCTGTCGGACGGTCGCGAGAGCCAGGTCGATGTCGCGAGTCTGCGCGTCGGGGATCGTGTCGTCGTGCGACCCGGCGAGAAGGTCGCGGTCGACGGGGTCATCGTCGAGGGTCGCTCCGCCGTCGACGCCTCCATCATCACGGGCGAGTCCCTCCCCGTCGAGGTGGACGAGGGTGACGACGTCGTCGGCGGCTCCATCAACACCACCGGCAGGCTGGTGGTGGAGGCCCGCGCCGTCGGCTCGGACTCCCAGCTGGCCCGCATCGCGCAGATGGTCGAGGAGGCGCAGACCGGCAAGGCCGACGTCCAGCGCCTCGCCGACAAGGTGTCGGGCATCTTCGTGCCCGTCGTGCTCGCCGTTGCCGCCGTCACCCTGATCGCACACCTGGCACTGGCGCACGGCTGGACCATGGCCCTCTCGGCCGCGATCTCCGTCCTGATCATCGCCTGCCCCTGCGCCCTGGGTCTGGCGACGCCGTCGGCCCTCATGGTCGGCACGGGTCGTGGCGCGCAGCTCGGCACCGTCATCCGCGGCCCGCAGGCGCTGGAGCGGGCTCGCCGCGTGGACGTGGTGATGTTCGACAAGACCGGCACCCTGACCACCGGACAGATGTCCGTCGTCGACGTCGAGCCCGCCGACGGGGTGACCCGCGACGAGCTGCTGAGGCTGGCCGCTGCCGTCGAGTCCGGCTCCGAGCACCCGATCGCCCGCGCGATCGTCGCGACCGTGCCCCAGCACGAGCCGGTTTCGGGGTTTGTCAACGTGGCCGGGCGCGGCGTCAAGGGCGAGGTCGACGGTCGCGTCATCTACGCCGGGTCCCCTGTCTTCATCTCCGAACTCGGCCACCTGGCCCCGACCTGGCGGGGCAACCTGCTCGGCAGCATCCTGGAGATCGCCGACGACCACGACGTGCTCGGCCGCATCATCGTCTCCGACACCGTCAAGGACAGCGCCGCCGTCGCCGTGGCGCAGCTCAAGGACCTCGGCATCACGCCCGTGATGCTGAGCGGAGACAACGAGGCGACCGCCCGCTCCGTCGCCGGCCAGCTCGGCATCGACGAGGTGCGCGCAGGGGTGACCCCGGCCGGCAAGGTCGAGGCCGTCCACGAACTCCAGGCCGCTGGCCACCGGGTGGCGATGGTGGGCGACGGCGTCAACGACGCGGCCGCGATCGCGGCCGCCGACCTCGGCATCGCCATGGGCACCGGCACCGACGCGGCCATCGCCGCAGGCGACATCACCGTGATGCGCCACGACCTCGGCGCCGTCGTCGACGCGGTGCGGCTGGCGCGCGCCACGCTGCGCACCATCAGGTCCAACCTGGTGTGGGCGTTCGGGTACAACACGGCCGCCATCCCGTTGGCCGCGATCGGCATGCTGACGCCCATGATCGCGGGCGCCGCGATGGCCTTCTCGAGCGTCTTCGTCGTGCTCAACAGCCTCCGGCTGAGGGGCTTCAGGTCGTCCGCGAACCAGCCCTCCTTGAAAGATTAA
- the fumC gene encoding class II fumarate hydratase codes for MGHRIETDSMGDVEVADDRYWGAQTERSLHNFDIGRDTFVWGRAMVKALGVLKKAAGEANAQLGELTAEKGELIARAADDVISGELDDHFPLVVFQTGSGTQSNMNANEVIANRAIELAGGVRGSKKPIHPNDDVNRGQSSNDTFPTAMHIAVVTELNERLYPAIVELRDVLDAKAREYDDVVMVGRTHLQDATPVRLGQVIGGWVAQIDFALEGVKAADARARDLAIGGTAVGTGLNAHPDFGRTTAERISAETGLEFRQADNLFAALSAHDSLVEVSGELRVLSGALMKIANDVRWYASGPRDGIGELLIPENEPGSSIMPGKVNPTQCEALTMVAARVFGNDATVGFSGTQGNFQLNVFKPVMAHAVLESIRLLADGARSFNVHCAVGIEPNLPRIEEHLASNLMLVTALNRHIGYDKASKIAKQAHHQGISLRESALANGLTEQEFDEWVVPRDMTGK; via the coding sequence ATGGGACACCGCATAGAGACTGATTCCATGGGCGACGTCGAGGTCGCCGACGACCGCTACTGGGGCGCGCAGACCGAACGCAGCCTCCACAACTTCGACATCGGCCGCGACACCTTCGTATGGGGTCGGGCGATGGTCAAGGCCCTCGGGGTGCTGAAGAAGGCCGCCGGCGAGGCCAACGCCCAGCTGGGCGAGTTGACGGCCGAAAAGGGCGAGCTCATCGCCCGGGCCGCCGACGACGTCATCTCCGGAGAGCTCGACGACCACTTCCCGCTCGTGGTCTTCCAGACCGGGTCCGGCACCCAGTCGAACATGAACGCCAACGAGGTCATCGCCAACCGCGCCATCGAGCTGGCCGGGGGAGTGCGGGGCTCCAAGAAGCCCATCCACCCCAACGACGACGTCAATCGTGGCCAGTCGTCCAACGACACGTTCCCCACCGCGATGCACATCGCCGTGGTCACGGAACTCAACGAGCGCCTCTACCCGGCCATCGTCGAGCTGCGTGACGTGCTGGACGCGAAGGCCAGGGAGTACGACGACGTCGTCATGGTCGGCCGCACGCACCTGCAGGACGCCACGCCCGTGCGCCTCGGCCAGGTCATCGGCGGCTGGGTCGCGCAGATCGACTTCGCGCTCGAGGGCGTGAAGGCGGCCGACGCCCGCGCCCGTGACCTCGCGATCGGCGGCACCGCCGTCGGCACCGGGCTCAACGCCCATCCCGACTTCGGCCGGACCACCGCCGAGCGCATCTCGGCCGAGACCGGGCTTGAGTTCCGCCAGGCCGACAACCTGTTCGCGGCGCTGTCCGCGCACGACTCCCTCGTCGAGGTCAGCGGCGAGCTGCGTGTGCTCTCCGGGGCGCTGATGAAGATCGCGAATGACGTGCGCTGGTACGCCTCCGGCCCCCGCGACGGCATCGGTGAGCTGCTGATCCCCGAGAACGAGCCCGGGAGCTCGATCATGCCCGGCAAGGTCAACCCGACGCAGTGTGAGGCCCTGACCATGGTGGCCGCGCGGGTGTTCGGCAACGACGCGACCGTCGGCTTCTCCGGCACGCAGGGCAACTTCCAGCTCAACGTGTTCAAGCCCGTCATGGCGCATGCCGTGCTGGAGTCGATCCGCCTCCTCGCCGACGGGGCCCGCTCCTTCAACGTCCACTGCGCCGTCGGCATCGAGCCGAACCTGCCGCGGATCGAGGAGCACCTTGCCTCCAACCTGATGCTGGTCACGGCGCTGAACCGCCACATCGGCTATGACAAGGCCTCCAAGATCGCCAAGCAGGCGCACCATCAGGGCATCTCGCTGCGCGAGTCCGCGCTGGCCAACGGCCTGACCGAGCAGGAGTTCGATGAGTGGGTCGTGCCGCGCGACATGACCGGAAAGTGA